The Sediminispirochaeta smaragdinae DSM 11293 genome has a segment encoding these proteins:
- a CDS encoding response regulator, with protein MENKGKHILLVEDEAVIALAQKQTLERYGFRVDTVCSGEAALSLINAEPSFDLVLMDIDLGSGMSGTEAAKAILQKRSLPIVFLTNHGEADMMERVRDITRYGYVLKNSGNSVLLSSIEMAFELFEANRKAQESAEKLKTIFTALGDRVFVIDRQGRYLEIADETFTSTVLSDVFDSKLTAWFIEVIAKVLERHAVEMIEYPLMVNGQEVWFLATISPLDSKSVVWVARDISKRKAAEQEAQRLVKEKELLLREVHHRIKNNMATIAAVLDLQASMLGENDTSGALLEARNRVHGMMELYHRLYGSGDYRSVDAAGYLQALFDEIKVSYSLRRDVEYKSTLEAITLDAKILFPLGMIANELVTNAIKYAFPCHGKGGSIFLGLEQAREGVLLLTVADNGIGMDPSIDPKTSHGFGLSLVANLAIQLRSKWSLSREGGSCYRFEIPIGGV; from the coding sequence ATGGAGAATAAAGGGAAGCATATTCTTCTTGTCGAAGATGAAGCTGTTATTGCGCTTGCTCAAAAGCAAACCCTGGAACGATATGGCTTTCGGGTAGACACTGTTTGTTCCGGTGAGGCGGCGCTCAGCCTCATTAACGCGGAACCTTCTTTCGATCTCGTTTTGATGGATATTGATTTAGGCTCCGGAATGAGCGGAACCGAGGCGGCAAAGGCCATTTTGCAGAAACGCTCCCTGCCTATTGTCTTTCTTACGAACCATGGTGAGGCCGACATGATGGAACGGGTGCGGGATATTACCCGCTATGGGTATGTGCTGAAAAATTCGGGAAATTCCGTACTTCTCTCTTCCATCGAGATGGCTTTTGAATTATTTGAGGCAAACCGAAAGGCCCAGGAATCGGCGGAAAAGCTAAAGACCATCTTTACGGCTCTCGGTGATCGGGTCTTTGTCATTGATCGGCAGGGCCGTTATCTGGAAATTGCCGATGAAACGTTTACAAGTACCGTTCTTTCCGATGTGTTTGACTCGAAACTCACCGCTTGGTTTATTGAGGTCATCGCAAAGGTCCTGGAACGCCATGCGGTAGAAATGATCGAGTATCCTCTCATGGTTAATGGCCAGGAGGTGTGGTTCCTGGCGACGATCAGCCCCTTGGATAGTAAGAGTGTGGTCTGGGTGGCAAGGGATATCAGCAAACGAAAGGCTGCGGAACAAGAGGCCCAGCGCCTGGTAAAAGAAAAAGAATTGCTGTTGAGAGAGGTCCACCACCGCATCAAAAACAATATGGCAACCATTGCCGCGGTTCTTGATTTGCAGGCTTCGATGCTTGGAGAAAACGATACATCCGGTGCCTTGCTGGAGGCGAGGAACAGGGTTCACGGTATGATGGAGCTCTACCATCGTCTCTACGGTTCCGGAGATTACCGAAGTGTGGATGCCGCCGGTTACCTGCAAGCCCTTTTTGATGAAATTAAAGTTTCCTATTCTCTTCGTCGGGATGTCGAATACAAAAGTACATTGGAAGCGATTACCCTTGATGCAAAAATTCTTTTTCCTCTGGGGATGATCGCGAATGAGCTTGTAACCAATGCCATTAAATACGCTTTCCCCTGTCATGGGAAAGGAGGTTCTATTTTTCTCGGTCTGGAACAAGCCCGGGAGGGGGTACTTCTTCTCACCGTTGCCGACAATGGCATCGGGATGGACCCCTCGATAGATCCTAAGACTTCACATGGGTTCGGCCTTTCTCTCGTTGCCAATCTGGCCATCCAGCTGCGATCAAAGTGGTCGTTGTCCCGCGAGGGGGGAAGCTGTTATCGTTTTGAAATACCGATAGGGGGAGTGTGA
- a CDS encoding adenosine kinase: MNKSECNTSRFFFKRYRKRFLLFPSTSRTVILPNMVYGIGNPLIDIFVEMEDEDLEKLGLHKGTMHLIDEERRHELLRFIDSKQKIYGCGGSCPNTMVALASFGIRSALAGKINQDHFGEIYRNKLHEIGVDSYLKNGALPTGSSIILISPDSERTMNTFLGACREYGPEDVDGDAIAGADFFHFTGYMWDTENQKAAILYGIEIAKKAGKKVVFDVADPFAVSRNREAFLKLIEEKADLVFANGEEARILFDNYDAYECARSLGKLGTSGVVKNGKQGSFVVCDGKILRIPVKGKEPVDTTGAGDMYAAGFILGLSEKRTLFESGLIASFLAGEIVQRWGAQFPLEEARRLKKLIDTVDAEELP; this comes from the coding sequence ATGAACAAAAGTGAGTGTAACACATCCCGTTTTTTTTTCAAGCGGTATCGGAAGCGATTTCTCCTCTTTCCCAGCACATCGAGGACAGTTATACTTCCCAATATGGTATACGGCATCGGAAACCCTCTAATCGACATTTTTGTGGAGATGGAAGACGAGGATCTAGAAAAACTCGGCCTTCATAAAGGAACCATGCATCTAATCGACGAGGAACGACGGCATGAATTGCTGAGGTTCATCGATTCAAAGCAAAAAATCTATGGCTGCGGGGGTTCCTGCCCCAATACCATGGTAGCCTTGGCTTCTTTTGGAATTCGTTCCGCATTGGCCGGAAAGATAAACCAGGACCATTTCGGAGAGATTTATCGTAATAAGCTTCATGAGATAGGAGTCGACAGTTACCTTAAAAATGGAGCACTGCCGACGGGCAGCAGCATTATCCTGATCTCCCCGGACAGCGAACGAACCATGAATACCTTCCTCGGGGCTTGCCGGGAATACGGGCCGGAGGATGTTGACGGCGATGCCATCGCCGGTGCCGATTTTTTCCATTTCACCGGTTATATGTGGGATACCGAAAATCAAAAAGCAGCTATTTTGTATGGTATTGAAATTGCAAAAAAGGCGGGGAAAAAAGTGGTCTTCGATGTAGCAGATCCCTTTGCCGTGAGCAGAAACAGAGAAGCCTTCCTCAAACTGATCGAGGAAAAGGCAGATTTGGTTTTTGCAAACGGAGAAGAGGCAAGAATCCTTTTCGACAATTATGATGCCTATGAATGTGCCCGCAGTTTGGGAAAGCTGGGAACCTCCGGCGTGGTAAAAAACGGCAAACAAGGAAGTTTCGTCGTTTGTGATGGAAAAATCCTACGTATTCCGGTCAAGGGTAAAGAACCTGTCGATACGACGGGAGCCGGTGATATGTATGCGGCAGGTTTTATTCTCGGGCTCAGCGAAAAGCGTACACTTTTTGAATCAGGGCTTATTGCGAGTTTCCTTGCCGGAGAGATTGTCCAGCGCTGGGGAGCCCAGTTCCCTCTGGAAGAAGCCAGACGACTGAAAAAATTGATCGATACAGTTGATGCCGAGGAACTCCCCTGA
- a CDS encoding outer membrane beta-barrel protein yields MKKQAAYFCVFIMLVSSALHGNEIAYYSALTISSYAGPGFDDYLDDMRSREGAESAKNNPIIGVSLGIIAEKQLSNSLSTRGELALSARGGGYLLKYEDGRKASTLLSEINLQIPFLIRYTTSIGDNNKLYFIAGPSFSILLINKAFIQDGAEFSMHSFPGTDPTLIGLSAVGGIGVELPFSGKKIFFELRALTELNDSITGYSHAHQRQICFITGIK; encoded by the coding sequence ATGAAAAAGCAAGCCGCATATTTTTGCGTATTCATTATGCTCGTCTCCTCCGCTCTCCACGGTAATGAGATCGCCTATTATTCCGCACTTACCATATCCTCCTATGCCGGGCCGGGATTCGATGACTATCTGGATGATATGCGGAGCAGGGAAGGTGCAGAATCGGCAAAAAACAATCCGATTATCGGAGTATCCCTCGGAATCATAGCGGAAAAGCAGCTCAGCAATAGTCTCTCGACGCGAGGCGAACTGGCACTTAGCGCCAGAGGTGGTGGCTATCTACTGAAATACGAGGATGGAAGGAAAGCATCGACACTCTTAAGCGAAATCAACCTTCAAATCCCCTTTCTCATACGCTACACGACTAGCATCGGCGACAACAACAAACTTTATTTCATCGCCGGGCCCTCTTTTTCTATTCTCCTGATCAACAAAGCATTCATTCAGGACGGGGCCGAATTTTCAATGCACTCCTTTCCGGGAACCGATCCCACCCTTATTGGCCTTTCCGCCGTCGGAGGTATCGGTGTGGAACTACCCTTTTCAGGGAAAAAAATATTTTTTGAACTGAGAGCCCTTACTGAATTAAACGATAGTATAACCGGTTACTCGCACGCTCACCAGAGGCAAATTTGCTTTATAACAGGGATCAAGTGA